Below is a window of Streptomyces sp. NBC_00223 DNA.
CCCGCCCGTCTCCGACACCCCCAGCGGCGGTGTCTCGGTACGTTCCCTCGCCGACCGCGGCCCGGCCGTGACCGCCTCGGTTCCGTCCGTCTCGGGCCCCGAATACCTCGACGGGCCGCGCGGCGACACGGGCGTCATCCCCGCGCAGCAGACCGGTGACGCGGGCGGGGCCCCGGCTGCCGGCAGCGCGTGGCCGGCCGCGTCCGGCGGGGTCTCCCAGCAGTCCCTGATCCCGCACGCGGACAGTGTGATTCCGGCGCAGCAGCAGGCCACGCCGGTACGGGAGTTCGTGGCGGAGCCGGTGCCGGACGTCGTGCCGGAGGCCGTGCAGGCTCCGGCTGAGGCTCCGGTGGAGGCGGCCGCCGTGGCGCCCGTCGCGGCTCCGGACGTGGCTCAGGTCGCGGCTCCGGTGCAGGAGTTCACGGCGGCGCCGGTCGAGGCTTCCCCGGCCGAGCCCTCCGTGCCGCAGGTCCCGGTGGCGGCCGCGTACCCGGCCGCCGAGGGGCCGCAGTTCGTCCCGGCGCAGGAGCCGCGGTTCGGCCCCGGTGAAGGGGCGGCCGAGTACGAGCCCGCCGACGCTCCGGCGAACGGCGTGCCGGAGGCCGAGGTCCACGAGGCCCCGGCCGCCGAGGTCGGCACGGCCCTGGAGGGCGGTGCCGCGCTGGAAGGCGGGGTGGGCCTTGAGGTGGCGGCCGCCCCCGTCGCTCCGGTGGCCGTCGCCGCTCCGGCCGCCGTCGCCGAGCCGGTGGCGGACGTACCCGCAGTTGTTGCAGAACCGGCCGAGCCCGTGGCCGCTGTGGTGCCCGTCGCCGAGCCGGTGGACGTGTCGGGGGAGGCGGCCGCCCTCGCCGCCGCGCCCGAGGCCGTCCCGGTGGCGGAGCCCGCTCCGGCGGCGGACGCGGTGGAGCCGGTGGCTCCGGTGGCCCCGGTGGTGGACGTGCCCGAGGCCGTGGAGGCGCCCGTAGCGCCCGCGCCCGAAGCCGCCGCAGTGCCCGAGGCCGCCGTGCCGGTCGTGGCCGAGGCCGTTCCCGCGCCGGGCGTTGACGCGCCGACGGCGCCGGCCGTGCCCGTGATCGCGGAGGCGGCGGCAGCTCCGGCGGCGCCCGAGGCCGTGACTCCGGTGGCCCCCGTGGTCGCCGCTGCTCCGGAGGCCGTCGCCGTACCGCCCGTGGTCGAGGCCGCGCCCGTCGAGGCCGTCGTGGTGCCCGAGGCCCCCGTGCCGGTCGCGCCCGAGGCCGTCGCGCCCGTCGCCGAGGAGCCCGCTCCCGCCAAGCCCCGCCGGGGCAGGCGCCGCGGCACGCCCGCCGTCGAGCCCGTCGAGGCCGCACAGCCCGTCGTCGCCCCCGAGGCCCCGGTCGTCGAGGCCGCGCCGGAGCAGCCCGCCGCCGAGGCGGACCCGCAGCCGACCGCGGCGGCCGAGGCGTACGAGCCCGCCGTACGGGACGCCGTGCACCGGGTGATCCGGGAGCGCCGGGACATCCGCAACGGCTTCCGTTCCGACCCGATCCCGCACGACGTGCTGCTGCGCGTGCTGGAGGCGGCGCACACCGCGCCGAGCGTCGGGCACTCGCAGCCGTGGGACTTCGTCGTGATCCGCTCCGAGAAGACCCGCGAGAAGATGCACGAGCTGGCCATGCTCCAGCGCGAGGCGTACGCCAAGTCGCTGCCCAAGGGCCGGGCCCGGCAGTTCCGCGAGCTCAAGATCGAGGCGATCCTCGACACACCGGTCAACATCGTCGTCACCGCCGACCCGACCCGCGGCGGCCGGCACACCCTCGGCCGGCACACCCAGCCGCAGATGGCCCCGTACTCCTCGGCGCTCGCCGTGGAGAACCTGTGGCTCGCCGCCCGCGCGGAGGGTCTGGGCGTCGGCTGGGTCAGCTTCTTCGACGAGCGGCAGATGGTCGAGGCGCTCGGACTGCCCGAGCACCTGGAGGTCGTCGCCTACCTGTGCGTCGGGTACGTCGACGAGTTCCCGGACGAGCCGGAGTTGACGCAGGCGGGCTGGTCGCAGCGGCGGCCGCTGTCCTGGGTCGTCCACGAGGAGGAGTACGGCAACCGGGCGCTGCCCGGCGAGGAGCCGCACGACCTGCTCGACGAGACGCTGCGCGGCATCCGCCCGCTGGACGCGAAGGCGCTCGGCGAGGCGTGGGAGCGGCAGAAGCGGATGACCAAGCCGGCCGGCGCGCTGGGCATGCTGGAGATCATCTCCGCGCAGCTCAGCGGGCTCTCCCGGGAGTGCCCGCCGCCGATCCCCGAGCCCGCGGCGGTGGCGATCTTCGCCGGTGACCACGGGGTGCACGCCCAGGGCGTCACCGCGTGGCCGCAGGAGGTCACCGCGCAGATGGTCGCGAACTTCCTGGGCGGGGGCGCGGTCTGCAACGCGTTCGCCAACCAGGTCGGCGCGGAGGTGTGCGTCATCGACGTCGGCGTCGCCTCCGAACTGCCCAGTACGCCGGGGCTGCTGCCGCGCAAGGTACGGGCGGGCACGGCCGACTTCACGGTGGGGCCGGCGATGACCCGCGAGGAGGCCCTGCGGGCCATCGAGGTGGGCATCGAGACCGCGCGCGATCTCGTCGCGGCGGGGAACAGGGCGCTGCTCACCGGGGAGATGGGCATCGCCAACACGACGACGTCCGCGGCGCTGATCGCCGTCTACACCGGGGTCGACCCGGCAGAGGTCACCGGGCGCGGCACGGGCATCAACGACGAGATGCACGCGCGCAAGATCGAGGTGGTCCGGCGCGCGCTCGAACTCCACCGGCCCGACCCGGCGGACCCGATCGCCGTCCTCACCGCGATCGGCGGGCTCGAACACGCGGCGATGGTGGGGCTGTTGCTCGGGGCGGCGGCGTTGCGCACGCCGGTCATCCTCGACGGGGTCAGCGCGGGGGCGGCGGCGCTGGTGGCTCGCGCGATCGCGCCGGAGGTACTGGCGGCGTGCATCGCCGGGCACCGCAGCGCGGAGCCCGGCCATGTCGCGGCCCTCACGACGCTCGGCCTGCGCCCGCTGATCGACCTCGATCTGCGCCTCGGCGAGGGCACGGGCGCGCTTCTCGCCCTCCCCCTGGTCCAGAGCGCGGCCCGCGTCATGCACGAGGTCGCCACATTCGACGCGGCAGGCGTCACCGAAAAACCCTGACGCCCCCGCCCCGGTAGGTGTGTGGCCGCCCCCACCCACCCCCGCCGCAGCGGTGGGACGCGAGACGGCGCTCCTCGGCGGTGCCGAACCGGCCGCAACCGCCGCGCGAGTCGGGCGGGCTGCCTCGCGTCCGGTTCGCCCGGTGACGCTTCGGTGGGGGGCCGCCCCCACCCACCCTCGCCACCGCGGGCGGGACGCGAGACGGCGCTCCTCGGCGGTGCCGAGCTGGCCGCAAGCCCCGCGCGGGTCGGGCGGGCTGCCTCGCGCCCTGGCCGGCCGGTGACGCTTCGGTGGGGGGCCGCCCCCACCTAGCCCCGCCGCAGCGGTGGGACGCGGGGCGGCGCATCTCGGCGGTGCCGAGCTGGCCGCAGGCGGTGTGTGGGTCGGGCGTGCGCCTGCCCGGACAGCGGGGCCCGGTGGGGGCGGCCCCCACCATTCCCGCCGCAGCGGCGGGACGCGGGGCGGCGCATCTCGGCGGTGCCGAACCGGCCGCAAGCCCCGCGTGGGTCCGGTGTGCGCCTGCCCGGACAGCGGGGCCCGGTGGGGGACGTCCCCCACCCACCCCCGCCACCGCAGCGGGACGCTGCTCAGCGCACGCGCCCGAGGTGGATCACGCTGACGCGGACCTGCTGGTCACTGATCTCGTACATCACGCGGTAGACACCGACGTGAATGCGCAGCACATCGGCGCTGCCGAAGGCGCCGTCGGGCCTGGGGTCGTCGGCGAGATGGTCGACGGCGGTGAACACCTGCCGCACCCCGGCGGGGTCTTCCTTGGCGAACCGCTCAGCCTGGGCGAGAGCCTCGGGCTCCCAGATGATCTCGTACGTCACGCCGCATCGCCGCCGAAGATGCGACGGTACGCCTCCTCGTGCGGGACGCCGACGTCGTCGCCCCGGGCCTGGCGCGCCCGGTAGGCGGCCAGCGCCCGCAGCTCCTGAAGTTCCAGGGCATCGGCAGGGCTGACCAGTATCGCGACGGTATGCCCGTGGTCGGTGATCGCGACCGGCTCACGGGTGGCGCTGACCTCGCGCGCGATGGCGCCCAGCCGGGCGCGGGCTTCCACGATCGAATAGGTCAACTCGGTCATGCACACCACCTTACCGAAGTGTGCACATACCCGTCTCTCCAAAACGCGGCGGACCGAGAAGGCGACACCCAAGTCGCCCGCCCCCATCGGCCGCCGGAGTGCCCGGCCGAACTACGTGACCCCGCACGGACCGGACCACCGCAGCGGGACGCGGCCACGCGCGGGACCGGGGATCGGGGCGACGTAGAGTGAGGGGCTGACCTTGGGGAGAGCCGCCGCGGCGGCGCCCCGCGACCGCCGAGGAGAACCCACCCGCATGGACCGTCAAGACGCGCCCGCCTACCCCGTCGGACTGCGCCTCGCCGGACGGCGGGTCGTCGTCCTCGGCGGCGGCCAAGTGGCCCAGCGGCGCCTGCCCGCCCTGCTCTCGGCGGGCGCCGACGTCGTACTGATCGCCCCCACCGCCACCCCCTCCGTCGAGGCCATGGCGACGGCCGGCGAACTGCGCTGGGAGCGCCGCCCGTACGAACCCGGTGACCTCGCCGACGCCTGGTACGCCCTGATCGCCACCACCGACCCCGCCGCGAACGCCGCCGCCTCCGCCGAGGCCGAGACCCACCGCGTGTGGTGCGTCCGCAGCGACGACGCCGACGCGGCCACCGCCTGGACCCCGGCGACCGGCCGTACGGAAGGCGTCACCGTCGCCGTGCTCACCGGCCGGGACCCACGCCGCTCGGCCGCCGTACGCGACGCCGTGGTCGAGGGGCTGCGCGACGGCACCCTCGTCGCCCCCCACCACCGCACCCGTACCGCCGGCGTCGCCCTGGTCGGCGGCGGCCCCGGCGACCCCGACCTGATCACCGTCCGCGGCCGCAGGCTCCTCGCCGAGGCCGACGTGGTGATCGCCGACCGCCTCGGCCCGCGCGACCTGCTGGACGAACTGCCCCCGCACGTCGAGGTGATCGACGCGGCGAAGATCCCGTACGGCCGGGCGATGGCCCAGGAGGCCATCAACTCCGCGCTGATCGAGCACGCCAAGGCCGGCAAGGCGGTCGTCCGACTCAAGGGCGGCGACCCCTACGTCTTCGGACGCGGCATGGAGGAGGCCGAGGCGCTGGCCGCCGCCGGCGTCCTCGTCACCGTCGTCCCCGGTATCTCCAGCGCCATCAGCGTGCCGGGCGCGGCCGGGATCCCGGTCACCCACCGGGGCGTCGCCCATGAGTTCACCGTGGTCAGCGGGCATGTCGCGCCCGGCGACCCGCGTTCCCTGGTCGACTGGGACGCACTCGCCCGGCTGCGCGGCACCCTCGTGCTGCTGATGGCCGTCGAGCGGATCGGCGCCATCGCGGAGAGCCTGGTGGCCGGCGGCCGGGACGCCGCCACCCCGGTCGCCGTCGTCCAGGAGGGCACCACGGCCGCGCAGCGCAGGGTCGACGCCACGCTGGCGACCGTCGCGCGCACGGTCGTCGACGAAGGCGTACGCCCGCCCGCCGTCATCGTCATCGGCGACGTCGTCGGCGTCGGAGGCGCGTTCGGGAGCACGTTCGCGGCCGGAGTGCCCGCAACCGGCCGTCCGGAGACCGACCGTGGCTGACCTCACCCCGATCGACGACCCCGCCGACCCCCGCCTGACCGACTACACCGACCTCACCGACGTCGAACTGCGCCGCCGCCGCGAACCCGCCGAGGGCCTGTTCATCGCCGAGGGCGAGAAGGTCATCCGCCGCGCCCTGGCCGCCGGTTACGGCATGCGGTCCATGCTGCTCTCCGCCAAGTGGACCGACCCGATGCGGGACGTGATCGAGGCGGCGACCGCGCCCGTCTACGCCGTCGACCCCGTCCTCGCCGAGAAGGTCACCGGCTACCACGTGCACCGAGGCGCCCTCGCCGCCATGGCACGCAAGCCGCTGCCCACCCCGGCCGAACTCCTCGCCGGGGCCCGCCGGGTCGCGGTCATGGAAGCGGTCAACGACCACACCAACATCGGCGCGATCTTCCGCAGCGCGGCCGCCCTGGGAATGGACGCGGTGCTGCTCTCGCCGGACTGCGCCGACCCGCTCTACCGGCGTTCGGTGAAGGTCTCGATGGGCGCGGTCTTCTCCGTGCCGTACGCCCGCCTCGCCGTGTGGCCCGGCGACCTCGCCACCGTCGTGCGCGCGGCCGGCTTCCAGGTCCTCGCGCTGACCCCGGCCGAGGACGCCGCCGACCTCACCGCCTTCACCCCGCCGCCGCGTCTCGCCCTCCTGCTGGGCGCCGAGGGCACCGGCCTGACCACACGCGCCCAGGACGCCGCCGACACCCGCCTGCGCATCCCGATGTCGCACGCGATCGACTCCCTGAACGTGGCCGCCGCGGCGGCGGTCTCCTTCTACGCGATGTCGGTCGCGGCGCCCCCGGCACCGGGGGCGGGCGAGCCGGGAGTGACCAGCCCGGTCTCGTAGGCGACGACCACCGCCTGGGCGCGGTCGCGCCGCCGCAGCTTCGCCGGAATCCGGGCCACACACGTCTTCACGGTCGCCTCGCTGAGCCCGAAGGCCGCCGCGAGTTCGGCGTTGCTCAGCCCCCTGACCGGCAGATGGAGCACTTCGCGTTCGCGCGGGGTGGGCGTGGCCAGGTCGCGGTGCGGGGCCGCGCCGCCCCCGGTACGGTCCGCGAAGCGCTCGACCGGGCGCCGGGTGATCGCGGGGGCCGGCAGCGCGTCCCCGGCGCGTACCGCCGCAGCGCCGGGAGGAACCGCGTGACCACGCCGATCATCGAGATCCGCGAAGTGAGCAAGAGATACGACGACGGTCCGGCCGCGCTGGACGGGCTGCCGCTCGACGTCCGCGCGGGGGAGGCGCCGGCCGTGCTCGGGCCCTCCGGCAGCGGCAGGTCCACGCTGCTGAACATGATCGCGAGCCGCCCGGACCTGAGCGCCCGGCGGCGGGCGGGCCGCTTGCCGAGGGGCGGCCCGCCCGGCGCGGGTCCGCCCGCCTACGCCGGGGGGAGGTTCACCAGGGGGGCGAGGGCGGCGCGGTGGTGGGCCGGGGTGCCGAGGGCGATCTCGTCCGCCTTCGCCCGCTTCAGATACAGGTGCAGCGGGTGCTCCCACGTCATCCCGATCCCGCCGTGCAGCTGCACCCCCTCCTCCGCCGCCCGCACGGCGACCCCCGCCACGTACGCCTGGGCCACCGCCACCGCGACGCGCGCCTCCGTACCCGCCGCCTCGCCGGAGGCGAGCGCGTCGGCGGCATCCCGCGCGGCCGCCCGCGCGGAGACGACCTCGACCCACACATCGGCCAGCCGGTGCTTGAGCGCCTGGAACGACCCCACCACGCGCCCGAACTGGTGCCGCTCCCCGAGGTAGCGGACCGTCTCGTCGAGGCACCACTGCGCCACCCCGAGCTGTTCTGAGGCCAGCAGCCCGGCCCCCACCAGCAGCGCCCGGTCCAGCGCGGCCACCGCGTCACCCGGCAGCCGTCGGCCGGGACCGGCGAAGGTGACGTCAGCGAGCGGCCGGGTCAGGTCGAGCGACACCACCCGCTCGACCCGGGCATCGGCCGTGGCCACCTCGTAGAGCGCGGGTCCGTCAGGCCCGAGCGCGGGCACCACCAGCACATCGGCGGCGAACGCGTCCGCGACGCTCGTCACGCGCCCGGTCAGCCACCCGTCCGCGTCCGCCCGTACGCCGGCAGAGCCGGTAGAGCCGGAAGAGCCGGCAGAGGCTCCCCCGGGGAACGCGCCGGGCACCGCAGACAGCGGTACGGCCAGCGCCCCCGTGACCGTCCCCGCCGCGAGCCGCCCGAGGAGCGCGGCCACCCCGGCGTCCCCCACATCGCACCCGAGCAGCGCCGACGTGGCCAGCACCGCGCTGCCGAGGAGCGGCACGGGCGCCACCGCCGCGCCCAACTCCTCCAGCACGACGGCCACTTCCCGCGCGGACGCCCCCTGCCCGCCGAGCTTCTCGGGCACGAGCAGCCCGGCCAGGCCGAGTTCGACGGCCAGCGTCCGCCACAGCTCCGGGTCGTACGGCGTGTCGCTCTCCACCCGGCCGAGCACCGCCGACGGCGGGCAGCGGTCGGCGAGTACCGCGCGGACGGCCGCCCGCAGATCGTCCTCCACCTCCGTGTACAGCAGATTCATCGCGGGAGGTCCTTCCAGGCGACGTCCTTGTCGGTACGGGGTTCCGACGGCAGCCCGAGCACCCGTTCGGCCACGATGTTGCGCAGGATCTCCGACGTACCGCCCTCGATCGAGTTGCCCTTCGCCCGCAGATAGCGGTAGCCCGCGTCGCGCCCGTAGAAGTCGACGCTCTCCGGGCGGACCATCGTCCAGTCGCCGTAGCGCAGGCCGTCCTCGCCGAGGAGTTCGACCTCCAGGCCGCTGATCCGCTGGTTGAGCCGGGCGAAGGTCAGTTTCAGACCCGAGCCCTCGGGCCCCGGCGCGCCGACGGCGAGCTGCTGGCGTACGCGCTCGGCGCCGAGCCTGGCCACCTCGGCCTCGACCCACAGGCCCAGCAGCCGGTCGTGCAGCTCGGACGTCCGCAGCTCGGGCCGCGCCCGCCAGGTCGCGGCGACCGGGCCGATCATGCCGCCCTCGCGGGGCGTGACCATGCCGCCGATCGCGACGCGCTCGTTCATCAAGGTGGCCTGCGCGACCCGCCAGCCGTCGCCGACCGCGCCGAGCCGGTGCGCGTCGGGGATACGGACGCCGGTCAGAAAGACCTCGTTGAACTCCGCCTCACCGGTGATCTGCCGCAGCGGCCGCACCTCGACCCCGGGGTCGGTCATGTCGCAGACGAAGTAGGTGATGCCCTGGTGCTTGGGGACGTCCGGGTCGGTACGGGCGATGAGGATCGCCCAGCGGGCGTTGTGGGCGCTGGAGGTCCACACCTTCTGGCCGTCCACGATCCAGTCGCCGCCGCCCCCTCCGCCGCCGTCGCCCTCTCCGCTGCCGCCGCCTTCGCGTACGGCCCTGGTCCGCAGCCCCGCGAGGTCCGAGCCCGCGCCCGGCTCGCTGAACAGCTGGCACCAGACCTCCTCGCCGGTCCACAGCGGGCGCAGAAAGCGGGCCTTCTGCGCCTCCGTGCCGTAACGAAGGATCGTGGGCGCGGCCATGCCGAGGCCGATGCCGATCCGGCGCGGGTCGTTGTCCGGCGCCCCCGCGGCCGCCAACTCCGCGTCCACCACGGCCTGGAGGGCGCGCGGAGCACCGAGGCCGCCGAGCCCTTCGGGGAAGTGCACCCACGCCAGGCCCGCGTCGAAACGGGCCCGCAGGAAGTCCAGCGGATCGCCGCCCGAGGGATCGTGCGCGTCAAGGAGCGCCCGCACCCGGCGGCGCACCTCCTCCGCGCCGGTCCCGTCGTCCCTCGCGGTGGTCCTCGTCATACGCCGCGTCCTCCCCTTGGGGCCCAGGCATCTAAGCGAGCGCTTAGTAACATAACGGAGCCACCCTTGGACACGCCAGCACCCGGCGGGGGATTCCCGGGGGAGCGGCGGCCGGAACCGTACGGCGGACGTGCGAGACCCCGGGCCGTACGGACAGGCCCGACACCACCCCGCGCTGTACGTGAGGAGCCCGGAACCCGCCCGCGCCCGTCGGGCCGGGCGGCTACGCGGACGGCGGTGGCGTGATCACCCGGACGACACCCGCCGGGCCGCGCAGCCCGCCGTTGAAGCGGTGGCACCCCTGGAGCGCGGCGATGCACACGGCCGCCAGCACCGTCACGATCACGAAGACGAAGATCCGCTGCCGCAGCAACCGCCGCCCGGCCGAGGGGCGGCGACCCGCCGAGGAACCGCGCGCGGGCGTACGCCCCCCAGGGTGCGAACCGCCGGTGTGCGAGCTTCCCGTGTGCGAGACCCCGGGGTGCGACCCCCGATCGTGCGAACCCCGGTCGTGCGGCCCCCGCCCGCCCGCGGGCCGCGGCACCGGCGTGCGCGACCCCGTACGTGACCCCGGCGCCGTACGCGCCCCCGACCGTCCGCCCGTGACCGGCCCCGAGGTGCCGGACGCCGGTCCCGGCCGCCGCTCGGTCTGCTGCCGTACGTACTCCTCCGCGCGCCGCCCGGTGGGGCGCTCCGGCCGGGGGCCCGCCGCCTTGGGGATGGCCTCGCGCCTCGGCGCCCCGATGCCGCGCGCCTCGCGGGCCGCGATCTCGGAGAGCCGTTCCGAGAGCTGGACCGTGCTCGGCCGCTCCTCGGGGTCCTTGGCGAGACACGCGTAGACCAGGGGGGCCAGCGCGTCCGGCACGCCCGCGAGATCCGGTTCCTCGTGCACGACCCGGTAGAGCATCACCTCGGAACTGCCCTGTCCGAAGGGCGAGTCCGCGGTCGCCGCATAGGCGAGGGTCGCGCCGAAGGCGAAGACGTCGGTGGCCGGGGTGACCGCGGCCCCCCGCACCTGCTCGGGCGCGAGGAAGCCGGGCGAGCCGACGGCCGTCCCCACGTGGGTGAGCGTGCTGGCGCCGGTCGCCCAGGCGATGCCGAAGTCGATGATGCGCGGACCCTTGGGCGACAGCAGGATGTTCGACGGCTTGAGGTCGCGGTGGACCACCCCGGCCTCGTGCACCGCGACCAGGCCCTCGGCGAGCGCCGCGCCGATCGTGGCGACCTCGGCGGCCGGCAGCACCCCGCGCTCGGCGACCTTGTCGTGCAGTGAGGGACCGGGTACGTACTGCGTGGCGAACCAGGGGCGTTCGGCCTCCAGGTCGGCGGCCACCAGCCGGGCCGTACAGCCACCGCGGATACGGCGGGCCGCGGACACCTCGCGGGCGAACCGGGACCGGAACTCCTGGTCCTCGGCCAGCTCCGGCCTGATCACCTTGAGCGCCACCCGCTGGCCGCGCTTGTCCGCGCCCAGGTAGACCACGCCCATGCCGCCCGCGCCCAGCCGGCGGTGCAGCCGGAACGCGCCGACGACCCGCGGATCCTCGCGCCGGAGCCGCATCATCGCCATGTTCTGTCCGTCCCCTACCTCCGGTGGTGGGGGAGGGCCCCACTCCGCTGCCTGGCCGGTCGGCCGCCCACAGCTTACGGACTCAAGTCCCCGTACGCGCTGAAGGCCCGCAGGCGTCGCACCGCGAATTGTCAGTGCCGGATGGGATTCTGAAGGAGGGTGAGCGGGCCCGGGAACCGGGTCGAAGCCGCCTTTTTCGCCAACGGACCTTCTGCCAAAGGGAAGTGACGCCGTGAAGGGTGATCGTGTGGAGATAGTCGTCGACGCGGGGGACACCACCCGCACCTATGAGGTGATCGCCACCCGAGCCGGCCGCAGGGTGGAGACGGCCGTGCGGCGCGGTGTGGTCGAGGTGAGCGAGGTCACCAGGACCGGCGCGGTGGTCCGTACGGCCCGCTTCATGGCCACCCGGGTGCTCGCGCTGGTGGAGCAGCCCGTCCCCCGGGAGGTCGGACAGGCGGGCTGAGCCCGTACGGCAGGACCGCCCTCCGTACGGTCCGGTGGGCGCCTCTCGGGGATGACCCTCAGAGCCCGGGGGCCGACCTCCACCCAGGGGAGTATCCGGAAGGCGTCGCCGTCATCCTCCGGGAGGCCCGCAAAGGGGTACGAGGGTCTGACGACCGGGATGGCGGCCGCACCTAGTGTTGAGGTCAAGCGGCGGGCGAAGTACTCGTCCCCCGAGGTCAAGCGTCCGCCGCCCCCAAGACCACCGCACCCGGCCGTACGAGAGCAGCAGGGCGTACGGGCGCGGCGCGCACCGGCTTCACCACATACCGGCTTCACCACGCACAAGTTCACAACGAGACCTGACCACAGCAGACTCCGGAGCACGTCATGGCGAACACGCTGATCCGCACCCCGCGTGCCGACAGCCGTACGCCGGGCACCCGGCATCCGCTGGTGGCGGTGGCCATGGCGCTGCCGCTCGCCGCACTGCTCGCCTATTTCTTCGGCGGGGTGGACGCGGTGGTCACTCAAGCGTCGTCCGTGGCCGGCCTGTTGGGGCGCTGACATGAGGCTCCAGGCCCGGAAGAGCGGTCCGGGCCGGGGACAACCCGGTATCACCCCGTGGGGACGGGGGTAAGGCGGACGACTGCGGTTGCCCGGGTATCAGCTGATACCCGGGCATTACGCTTGCCCGGCGCGGGCCTGAGCGGGCGCGGGGGCGTTTGCCCGGGCCGCCGGGCTGCCGGCCGCGGGCGCGTCTCCCGGCCGCCGCTCGCGGGCCGCGCGCCCGGCTTCGGACCCGCCGCTTGGGCCCCGCCCGCGCCGTCGCCGCGCCCCCGCCGACCCCCGCGCCGTCGCTGCCTCCCCGCCCCGCACACGACCGAGGGCCGGAAGCTGATCGCTTCCGGCCCTCGATGTGCTGTGGACGATACTGGGATTGAACCAGTGACCTCTTCCGTGTCAGGGAAGCGCTCTCCCGCTGAGCTAATCGTCCTCGGTGGTGCTGGTGGTACCGATGGTTCCTGTGCCGCGTGCGCGATACTGGGATTGAACCAGTGACCTCTTCCGTGTCAGGGAAGCGCTCTCCCGCTGAGCTAATCGCGCGGGATTCCTGCCAGGGCCCTCACGGGCCCAGTGGACGATACTGGGATTGAACCAGTGACCTCTTCCGTGTCAGGGAAGCGCTCTCCCGCTGAGCTAATCGTCCTTGGAGGTGGAGACGGGATTTGAACCCGTGTAGACGGCTTTGCAGGCCGTTGCCTCGCCTCTCGGCCACTCCACCAACACAGCGGGGGTTCGGGAAGATCCCCCACATCGAGCGGACGACGAGATTCGAACTCGCGACCCTCACCTTGGCAAGGTGATGCTCTACCAACTGAGCCACGTCCGCAGTCGCGCCTCGTAACGTTCCTCACGTTCCTCGGCGACGGGTTGAACTCTAGCGGATTCCCGGGCCAGCTCAAAAACCGGTTTCCGCAGCGTGCCGGGCCAATGACAGGCAGTTGACCGGTGAGCGGCCGCCGAGCCCCGCCGTGGGGCCCCGCCTAGACTCGGCCCCGGCCCTCTCACCTCCACCAGGGAAGCACCGTGCGCGACCTCGCCCCCATGGCCCCCATGGCCCGCTTCGGCCCCCTCGTCGCCTCCGACCTGCGGGATGTCACCGACGATGTCGCCGCACTCGACTCCGAGGGCTTCTGGGCGGTCTGCGCCGACTTCGAGGGCCGTACGGTCTGCGCCCGCTTCGGCCGGCTCCGCCGTACACCGCTCGGGGCCGACGACACCGCCGCCCGCGCGGCCCGCTGGCACGGCCCCGACCCGAGCGCCTGGACCACCTCGATGGACCGGCACGCGTACGAGGCCGGGGTACGGACCATCCGCGCGCGCATCGCGGCCGGCGACGTCTACCAGGTCAACCTCTGCCGGGTGCTGACCGCGCCGCTCCCGGCGGCCACGCGCGAGACCGGACCCGGCGGCGCCGACATCGACGCGCTCGCCGCCGCACTGGCCCTCGGCAACCCCGCCCCCTACGCCGGAACGATCCGCCTGCCCGCGCACGGCGTCGAGGTCGCCACCGCCTCGCCCGAACTCTTCCTGAGCCGCGACGGCGACACCGTCGACTCCGGCCCGATCAAGGGCACCGCCCGCACCGCCGACGGCTTCCTCGACAAGGACCACGCCGAGAACGTGATGATCGTCGACCTCGTGCGCAACGACCTGGGCCGGGTCTGCGCCA
It encodes the following:
- the cobT gene encoding nicotinate-nucleotide--dimethylbenzimidazole phosphoribosyltransferase; its protein translation is MTDTGQIPGEGLPENGVGEAVLQPHTDLPGNGVLGGPGVPGVADGSGVPGVPGAIGVPQQPGWGIDPSAEVPGYAYLDHPAPPGAGIDDEDDVLLMPGPQGTWSDPQPVPPQRYDLPPVPESGEPADQQPASAVGQPAPAPAPRRPLHLGPPVSDTPSGGVSVRSLADRGPAVTASVPSVSGPEYLDGPRGDTGVIPAQQTGDAGGAPAAGSAWPAASGGVSQQSLIPHADSVIPAQQQATPVREFVAEPVPDVVPEAVQAPAEAPVEAAAVAPVAAPDVAQVAAPVQEFTAAPVEASPAEPSVPQVPVAAAYPAAEGPQFVPAQEPRFGPGEGAAEYEPADAPANGVPEAEVHEAPAAEVGTALEGGAALEGGVGLEVAAAPVAPVAVAAPAAVAEPVADVPAVVAEPAEPVAAVVPVAEPVDVSGEAAALAAAPEAVPVAEPAPAADAVEPVAPVAPVVDVPEAVEAPVAPAPEAAAVPEAAVPVVAEAVPAPGVDAPTAPAVPVIAEAAAAPAAPEAVTPVAPVVAAAPEAVAVPPVVEAAPVEAVVVPEAPVPVAPEAVAPVAEEPAPAKPRRGRRRGTPAVEPVEAAQPVVAPEAPVVEAAPEQPAAEADPQPTAAAEAYEPAVRDAVHRVIRERRDIRNGFRSDPIPHDVLLRVLEAAHTAPSVGHSQPWDFVVIRSEKTREKMHELAMLQREAYAKSLPKGRARQFRELKIEAILDTPVNIVVTADPTRGGRHTLGRHTQPQMAPYSSALAVENLWLAARAEGLGVGWVSFFDERQMVEALGLPEHLEVVAYLCVGYVDEFPDEPELTQAGWSQRRPLSWVVHEEEYGNRALPGEEPHDLLDETLRGIRPLDAKALGEAWERQKRMTKPAGALGMLEIISAQLSGLSRECPPPIPEPAAVAIFAGDHGVHAQGVTAWPQEVTAQMVANFLGGGAVCNAFANQVGAEVCVIDVGVASELPSTPGLLPRKVRAGTADFTVGPAMTREEALRAIEVGIETARDLVAAGNRALLTGEMGIANTTTSAALIAVYTGVDPAEVTGRGTGINDEMHARKIEVVRRALELHRPDPADPIAVLTAIGGLEHAAMVGLLLGAAALRTPVILDGVSAGAAALVARAIAPEVLAACIAGHRSAEPGHVAALTTLGLRPLIDLDLRLGEGTGALLALPLVQSAARVMHEVATFDAAGVTEKP
- a CDS encoding type II toxin-antitoxin system RelE family toxin, whose amino-acid sequence is MTYEIIWEPEALAQAERFAKEDPAGVRQVFTAVDHLADDPRPDGAFGSADVLRIHVGVYRVMYEISDQQVRVSVIHLGRVR
- a CDS encoding type II toxin-antitoxin system Phd/YefM family antitoxin — protein: MTELTYSIVEARARLGAIAREVSATREPVAITDHGHTVAILVSPADALELQELRALAAYRARQARGDDVGVPHEEAYRRIFGGDAA
- the cobA gene encoding uroporphyrinogen-III C-methyltransferase, whose product is MDRQDAPAYPVGLRLAGRRVVVLGGGQVAQRRLPALLSAGADVVLIAPTATPSVEAMATAGELRWERRPYEPGDLADAWYALIATTDPAANAAASAEAETHRVWCVRSDDADAATAWTPATGRTEGVTVAVLTGRDPRRSAAVRDAVVEGLRDGTLVAPHHRTRTAGVALVGGGPGDPDLITVRGRRLLAEADVVIADRLGPRDLLDELPPHVEVIDAAKIPYGRAMAQEAINSALIEHAKAGKAVVRLKGGDPYVFGRGMEEAEALAAAGVLVTVVPGISSAISVPGAAGIPVTHRGVAHEFTVVSGHVAPGDPRSLVDWDALARLRGTLVLLMAVERIGAIAESLVAGGRDAATPVAVVQEGTTAAQRRVDATLATVARTVVDEGVRPPAVIVIGDVVGVGGAFGSTFAAGVPATGRPETDRG